The Acipenser ruthenus chromosome 54, fAciRut3.2 maternal haplotype, whole genome shotgun sequence DNA window gccacaaatcTTGAAAATCATTTTAAAGACAGAATTTGAGATAAATTGAAGTCTGTTTTGAGGCACAGATTTGCATATCCAAGAGTACATTCAAAGACACGAACCATGAAaacatatttactttttttcttacaTTAAAATAGATGTATTTATTGGTTAGTGTAGGAGGCATCTTTGTGCCCACTTCAGAAGAGGCTCTTTTCATTTCAATGACATTAGCATTGTTTAACTGCAGGAATGGCAGCTTATGTTTTAACATTGAACGACTTACTCAGACTTTTCATTgccatttcttttgttttgtttctccattCTTCTGGGATGTCAGCAGGCTTTGCATGATACTCCACTGCAAATTCTTTATTAAATTTAGTCATTACGTACTTCCAGTAGTCAGAGGCTTCGATACTGGGATCCGGGGGAATGTTCCAGTCAGGGTAAATGTCCCGGTAGTCTTTATAGGGATGAAACTTCCCCTGTGTGTCACAACTCCTGAATTTCCTTTCACTGAATACATCAGACGTGCACACACTCTCGGTTAGTTTCTCATTGGTTAGATATCTCCATCTCCCCAGCCCTTGTGGTCGATGCACTGATGCGTGGTGTTCTTTGTGGTCCTGGCCTCCTGCCTCACAGGGGACCTTGCAGAACGGACACTGCATTCCACAACCAAACATCCTCTTGAACAGCTCATCCTGAGGCTTGAATGGTAGGTTGATAAGTTTCTTTTCAACATCACAACCTTGAGAAAATTCAGCCCTTAGAGTACCTGTCAGTTCATTCACAAGAACCTGGAGATATTGAGCAAACTCCTTATTGTTTGAATTCTTTAGAAACAGCACTGTTCCTAACTCATCCCTGCAGATCACGAGGTCCTCATCCAGATTCCTGCAGATCATCTGAATAAAACTTGCCATGGTTTGGCTTTCAGCCGTTTCCTTCTGGGCATTTTCAatagctgcttgaattttttttgttattgtttcaagACGTTTCACTTGTAAATCCCCTATTTTGGCATCTTTTGAAAATTTCTGAACAATATGATTCGATATCCAAACCTTTACAAATTTCTCATAGTTCCTAATGTACTCCACATAGATTTCAAATTTATCTTCATCCAGAATCTGCTTTAAAAGTGAGAACTGGAAAAACGACCGGGAGCTGTATTTCACAGATTCCGCACCAGTCAAGATTTCATCTACAATGTCTATCCCAAGGGCTTTGTTGATGTACTCCCTCACTGCAGGCTTGAGGCAGCGCTCAGTGAATTCTTCAGCTGTTTTTCGGCACTGATCCTTCTCATGGTAAAGATCTTTGAAGTTTGAACAGTACTGAGGTCTACATTTTTCCAGAGCTTTCTTGGGGTCATTTTTTTCATTGAAGTCCTCATGCATCTTCTGAAACTCCCTGGCAGCGTAGCCACAGATGTGGAGCTTTAGATCAAGTTCAAACTGGGCATTGGTCTTCAGAGTCTCTTCATTTTCCAGCTCTTTGTCTATCATTTGCAGCAACTCCCTTGTGTAGGTATCATGATAATCTGCGCTACCTGATGTTCGCTGTGATACAAACTGCTgacatgtttgtattattttatttgccaTCTCAGTTGCTTTGTTTTCCGgttcttttttttcaggtttcCCTGAGAACATCTTCCACGTATTCTTAAACGTATTCTTACACATAGACAAAAGACCTggcttcttgtttattttctggttGTGTAAGATGTCAAAGTGCTTCTCAGTTGCAGTAAAGTGTGTTTGTCCACAATCATTAAAATGCTTCACCTCACTTAATTCCTTCTGAACATGACTGCCTTGCCTTCCCAAATTTATTCTCAATTTATTCAGTGTGTCCGATACAATATCTCGTGTCTTTAAGCCTTGAAATGTCAGTTCAGAGACTGTCTGCTTCCACATTGTTTCAAATTCATTCTCCAGCTGCTCTTCAGATAAagggctttttcttttcttacacTCATCAATCAGGCACAGTACTTTCCGTTCAATTGTGGCTCTATATTCTTCACGAATGGCGTTAATTTTTTTCATCTCTTTGTGTATAGCAATGTCGGTCTCGCATTTGTTTTTCACAGAGTTTTCAATTTCTCTCCTAAGACTTTTAATGCTGTTCACAAagtcttctctgtgcttttccaCTAGATggacatttctattttttttcttgtaataatTAGCCAGTTTCTCCTGAATTTCATTTTCTTGCTTTGCCAATTCAGAAGATGCCTCAGCTGTTAAACTGCACATAAAGTCATCATAGTTTGAGCTGCAAAGGTTAGAAATCCTTGTCTCAGCATTTGCTAGCCAGGTATACATGTGCTTCCGGAAGTCCCATTCCCAAGTATTAAACTCAACACAGAGATTACTGTAAGCCTCAGCCACTAGACTATTTCTGAAGCTGAAGATGAAATTCTCATATTTAACTGCTTTCCACAAACTTTCCACCCACTCCAAGAACTCTGTAATTTGTGCAGGAGGCTTTTGGTCAGTGCAGCTTTTTAACAGCTCAATCAAGCTCTTCTTGAACTGATACACAGTCTCACTGTAGCCGGTGTTCACTGGTGCCATTGGAGGGTTACCATGCCACAGGCCTGGTATGTACCAGTTATTGTTCTCTGCATCATACTCCATTATATCAGTGAATTTTTTGTTGGGTCCCTTCTTTTCCATTCTAGAAGCTGCCTGTGTCATCTCATTCAGCTGTTCTAGAAGCTTATTCCTGTCCCGCATGTTTTTGTCATAAGCAGACACGTCCCCCACATTCTGGTGCACAAAGTGACAGTTTGGTTTCTTCCCCACTTCTTTCATTCTAAGAAAGGCATGCACCACGATCTGTAGGATATCCTTCATCTCTGTGGAGTTCTCCATTGCAATGTTTATTATGGTGATGTCACTCAAACCTACAACCAGTGTTGCAAGCTCATTGTCATGTTCGTAGCTGTCTTCTAGTTGTGCCAAAGCTGGAGATTTTAAACCTTCAGTGTCGATTACCAAGATAAAATCACATTTCAGCTCTTCTTTAAGATCCTCTTTGACTCTGATTAACAGCATGAAGGCTCCTCTCGTGCATCTGCCACTGCTAACTGCAAACTGAACCCCAAACATTGTGTTGAGTAGGGTAGACTTCCCAGTGCTTTGGACTCCCAACACTGTTACAACCAGTACCCTGCTCTTGTGTTGGACTTTCTCATGGAGTTTTGTTAGAACATCGGTCACCCACCTTACAGGGATATTTGATGCATCTCCATCCACCAGCTCAAGAGGAAAGCCATCCAACAGCAGTTCAGCCCCAAAACTCGGAAGATATTGAAATTGCTTACAATATTTCTTATAGTCAGGATGGTAGCATGCAGCTTCATAAATCTGCCCCATTTCACGCATGAAATGTTCAATTCCTAAAGAGCTGTTTAATATTTGTTGATCCAGGGCTGCAATTATCTCTTTGTTCACCGACAACTTGCAACTCTTTTCTTTGTATTCATCACGAAGCCCAGAAAGCTTTTTTCGTGCTGTAACATCCAAGTTCATCCTCATCCACTTTAGAAAATAGGATTGTTCTTGTTTGCTTTCATTGGATATAGCAGTGATGAAACACTGCATTGCTTCAGACAAATCATAACTGCTTTGTTGTTGTCtcagtttctgtttttctctttgcaGATTGGCTTTATATTCTTCAATAGGCTTGTCTCCTGCCTTCCTTAGTCTGCACTCCTCTTTTTCTATTTTAGCCAGCTCCTTCCAAAGCTTCCCTTGCAATGGCAACTGATCCTCTTTATATTGCACCACATCGTCGATTCTACCTGTGATTTCTGCAGCACTTCTTTTAGCGTTCTGACATTCAGTGCAGTCTTCATCTACAGGAATCCCCAATTCATGTGCTTCAATAGACATGCCTTCAATGGTCATTTTGTGTTGACAGTTTTCCATGATGTCCTTCATAGTTAAGCGCAGTTTTGACACGAAGTCTGCATCATTGGTCTGCTGTTTCTTAAATAGGATCTGACTTCcacttaattttaattttgatgCCAAGTCTTTCAGAGAGTTTATGTTTTTCTCTGTCTTATTTGAAAAATTTGCAACCAAAAACAATTGGGCTTTAATATTTCCTGCAGAGGACAAGAGATTGCACTCACTCTCCGCAATACTGTCAAAAAATATGAAGACTGCCGAGGATGTTTGACATAAAATGGAAAACTGTTTCTGAAAGGAAAGGAGATCTCCATGAAGGTTGGCAACAGCTACAGGTTCTGGAAAGATGTCCAAGTTTTTGTTTCCACAAGGAAGGTACCAACTTATATCCACTAGACCATttgcaattctctgtgtaacatCACCACATTCCATATTACGATGGATGAAGACATCATGGTACTGCTGGGGGTTACTGAGAACCTGATTCAGAATCTGAGACTTTGATAAACTGCAGTCACCCAGCCTGACAAAAGAGATCATTGGCATGGCAGTGCTGACTATACTGTCTTCTACAAACCCTTTTGGGTCAGCTAATGAATGGGGtctaaacttcttcacaatgtcTCGCATGGCCCACAGCATTAATGTACACTGAATGGTGCTGCAGTCAGGGAGCAAGAGAGGTACAGCAAACTGGCACATCGACATTTTTAGCATCATTTCCTGCTGCAGGAAACTATCTGAGCACAGAAAGAGTGCTGTGATGAGATCAAGTGGATTAATTGTATTACTGTCTTGATCATCATTACTACCAATAAGTTCAAGAACACTATCAAGGTCTTGCAATGCCAAGTCTGTATCTGTCTCAGTAGCACTGCACTTGGTACTCCGAGCTGTCACATTTACCATCATGAGTCTTTTCAGAAAGCACCAGGGCAGTTTTTTCAGTGACTGAATCGGTTTATCTGTAATACTCTCTGTACCGATCTCAAGGACAGTACTCAACGTAATCTTGCCTGGGAAGTAGTTCTCCAGTCCCAGCTTGCACAGCAAATCTTCTAGATGTGTTTCTGAAAGGGAAATAGTAACAGTTATCCACTTAGCTTAATAATAAGAACTTTGGAGCAGCAGAGTGtcgacatgtttatttatttacatgcatATGCTTCACTAGTGACTACATTTGAACATGAGCAATGCACCAATACTCTTTTCATGTATATTAGGCATtggcaaatgaaaaacatttattcTGAGTGGGTGTACATCAAGATTGGAGGCTGATTGGTTTATGCAAGCGATGGATATGCTTGTCACTGGCTACTATACTTCAGATGTAGAAACATCATCTGAGCACATACTTACATGATCTGCTGTGTTAGGGAAACACTGTTCAAGTCTCTTACTGACTTCCGGTGGTTTAATTTTGACAGACAGTAAACTATTCATTCATTTCTGTCAAGTGTTTTAAGTTGCTGTCTTATTATCCAGCCTGCCAGCAGGTGGCAACATTGGGCAAGAAATTGCCTGAGGTTTAAATTAAACTAATCTACAAAGCAACAACTCCTCTATAAGAGCTATGATGTCTGTCCATGAGAATTAACAtctttaagaaataaaaacaaatctagaTGCAATTGTTTCTGTTTCTGCTGATTAATAGTGCCTGCTGGGTTTGTTGCAGCAAGTCACTATTCTCTTCTGGGTCCATATTTCATAGGATATACAGATTTACAATCCCTACTGAAGCTAGTGGGTCAGTCAGTTCCACTGTTATATAATTCTTTAAAATGATACTGTTACTGTCTAGGTCAAGCTTCAGACCCATGGGGCATAAATTACACAGCTTTATTGCATGAACACAACACCTTACCTGGAACAATATTCTCCATCACATGGGGTTTATGTATCATCACAAATGTATGAAATACAAGAAATTGGAAGTAGAGATTATCTAAGAAGCTAATACCCTGAGTTGTAGAGAACTGGTGCTTACTTGTGCAGACAGATGCAGAAGCAGGCATGCTCTGCGTCCCATTCTCCAGCACTGTGTTGACTGTTAAGCTGTACTCTGTCCCAGGTCTCAGCTTAGAAATGACAGTGGAATTGGAGAGTGCAGTAATGGAGTCTTGGTGACTCCTATCAGAGCTAGAGTAGGTAATTTTAAAGCTGTGTGGGATCCCATCCATATTGTcaggactgccccagctcagagaaGCAGTGTCACTTCCCACTAAGCCTATCTTTATCTCTCCAGGAGGAAGTTCTGGAATAGAAAAAAGAGAATTGATGTAACGGCATAGTACTCTTCTTCtaatattcagaaaaaaagttgtaaataaataattcttacttGTACACAGAAATCTTGAAACAGGCATGCGCTGGATCCCTTGACCAGTAGAGGTGACAGACGATGTGTCTGCTGGACCCTGAGGTTTGTCCAGGTCTTGAGGATTTGCGATGATGGGTGTAGCGTCCAGAGTTCTCTCTGAGCTGGGCAATTCTCTGTTGTCCTCAGCAAAGTGAGTGATTTGGCCGACCTGCGTTTTCTTCATTTCTACCTGGAGTTCAGCCTCTTGAGCCCTCTCACCTGGCACGCTCTTCTCTGATGACATCTCCGAGGTTCCTGCAGAGGGATATTACACAGTGACTGAATTACATCTGATGCAGGAACAAAATCGAGTCCATTGTTTGCAGTAAAAACCCATGGCAGGGTTTTTGAGTGAGGGCAGTTCAGAAATCAGAGGACTGTATGCAGTTGAAGCTGCAGACACAGGAGCTTGTCCTCAGTGGTTATACCAGGGCTCAAGACAAACTTCGCCTTAGGAGTCAATGGCTCTTgggccaaaaaagaaaaaaggtcacCAAATCCAATTGTTGGGTTCCACTTTGGTTGCTATAATATTcagctgcttaaaatacaacttgctaagacactaaagtgatactaaaacagtgaCTTAATGTTTGttctcacttgtttgttgccttgttctgctgaatggttaatctatgcagctaatgactgcaatgaactcagcatgtttatattttagatattttgcaagtgttgtgtatggaattggtgacagcaactttaattgtTTATAGATATAGTATGCAGGTCGCATGCTCAGTGTTAGATAGTGAAGTCGcgtcagtaaaaacaagtttgagTTTCAGAGAATTCATTCTGTTATTAAATACACCACTACAGCAAGCACCttgtcatatatttaaaaaaagatatgaatcattctttttaattaacacaatCTGAGACCTACATTTAGTGAATGGCAGTTGCTCTAGTGcaaacaagtacagtacatgttttctttgttttctcaGCAGTAGACTTTCCCAATTAAATGATCCTCAAACTCCTAACAGAAAACAATATGACCAAATCTATCATATCTGCAGTAGATGCAGCTGCTAAAGAAAGATGCAACAGACCAAAAATGTGttcgtgttgactcaaaactttatttaggaaCCCTGCGATTTGACTGGTGAAAGACAACATCTACGGTTATCATGCAGCAAATTTCACAGAAATGGTGAATCCGTGATAACAGTGAAAGGGGTTAGTTGGTCTATCACTGTTCAGTATATGGTGGCAGTGGGTGCAGGAAACAGGAaacatttaaaatggttgttATCCTTTGTGAGAACGCGGGTACAAAATAAATCTGTACTTTGCAAAACGTACAtcaagtgttctaatttgaattacTAGTTGTTCTATTTACATTACTTACTATATTCTATGTAAGGGTATCACTGATACTGTTATTGTAATCAATGCTAGTAATTGTATCATTGCACcgttttgcttatttatttgcttgcattaataaacaaaaatgatttgaTCCCTAAGAAGAGATTGTggtaaagcaatacaaatattaGATATGAAGGCTAATCACGCCCTTGAATGAAAGCAGCACAACAGCTCGATTGTATACAAAACAATGTTGTCTTTCCAGTTTGGGTACATTTCCAATAACTTAAGCTGCAGATAGAATAACGTCTTATGAACAGTCATTCAAACTAAACCGGTAAAACGGGTGCTTCTGAATTTCCAATGCAAACTTTGttgtgaagaagaaaaaaaaaagtttcacacaTGCTGCTTGTTTCATATACcgataaatatgtatatatcaaACTTAAGTAGCGGATAGTACTGAAATCATTTTTACACACCGTGAATATTAAATTAAGAGCTGACGAATATGTATTCGTTGACTTTTAGTAACTATTTCCAAACTTAAACCCTCTTCACATATCCCACGCGCTATCATATGATTTCCAGCACACAGCTCAACCTCTAGTGAATGTACAAACAGCACTGGACAGCAACAAATTCGGCTTTCTAATAAACAGGATTCATTGATCTCTAAACAAGATTGCGTAGCCCAAACAGGTGTAAGATCTACAGGAAAACGATACCAATTGAGGGTAAGCGTTGACAATACCCTGGAACAGGGTGTGGTCGTGATCACGCCACTACAGGAATTACGCCTGAAGAAAAATTGTTTCAGATATATTTCTGGAACATTGAACTTTGTAATGGGCATGGTCGAGTAGtttaacaacacacacacacacacacacacacacgaagcaATGCGTCAGAAAAGTTGAAtcacaaaactatttaaaacaaataccaaaCACCCCCCCCCCAGAATAAGCAATCCATTCTTCAATAATTGTATTGTATCAACCACAAAACATGCAAATAATTAGCATTGCACGTAAAGGGATTTCAAGTCGCTTTTAAAGCAATAGTGGCTTTGTAGACAGCAAATAGACAATAAGTCTTTTATTAGTGATTGGAAAGCGTTTTGTGGACCCAAATCACGCCTAtgagaaaaattatatatttttaacgaTGTATAAACCGCTGAACGGGTATATAATGGAATCTGCATTCTGCAAACACATTGTGGAGGACTTCCGctatttaaatgattattattattattattaagtaataataataataataataataataataataataataataataatcctggcttcctttcaaataaaaatagTTCCTCTTTTTTGTGCTACTTTACGATATGCTATGGTAAATTGGCACTGAACAAACGAATAACGAAAACATGTTTATATAATTCACACATTTataaatcggggggggggggggggggggcgacgacGACGACAAGatttagttaattttttttacacatggcacccgaAATCACATTGACAGATCGGTCATTGTAATAACAGAGGTGTTTGCTTGGCTTTACACAAACTTTGTAAACTTGGTAATTACCGCAAACGTGCTTCTATTAAACCAAGCGATGACACATGCAGCAATCTTAGTATAGTGTCTGAGCAACATCATTTCAactgatacagtattttgataatgggtttgaaggaaactgaaCATAGAAGTTTCAGTATCTGAATTACAATCTGCAGATGGATCGTTTAttttttctcaaagtagtttacgttatttacagtattcaaactttttttttttttaggtgagtGAATACATCTttgtttttgtacaaactccacatgTGTAATAGCTTTTTAgcatcaaaatacattgtaatggtgttgctatacaaaaataaaccactcatctctgctcttaattaataacctgtattagtaaatatatttgtattttaagcaatataaccgatcattctccAATTGTGTTTACCgtcagctgaagaaagtactttattttacACGATAGAATTTGTCTAACAAACTGCAGCACCGCGTTGTTTTGAGAACATTATAGATCTTAGAATAATTCAtagtggtatatattgtgcaactttagggttcatATAAAGTTTTTAAATTAATTCTGACTGtctgaaatgcgaaagttcaaatcattgcgtGAAAGTGTTTTGAGAGCCCCTGCACTGGCGCCGCGTACAGAAGCACATCGGGTCAGTgtgtactgtagtttttttttgttttttttttaatttattaaatgttcTCCCTTATTCGTGGTGTTGGGACCCGGGGACATGTCCCCGTCCTCTCGGTGGGCGTGGTGACAGATACCCGTTTCAGaaccgattccaaaaatctcctcaGATGCACGTGACTAGTTGTGACGCGTCACTGACAGCGTAGATTTCTCCAGCATGTTTTCGAGTTGCTCTGCTGGTATTTGATGGATTTCCCtgttttcacaattttttttccAGGTACGTTTGtagtaatattttgaaatctagtcgtcatttttattaaactgccAGTTTGTGCGCTGTGGTGAAGTCAGTTAAGATGTCCACGGGACCTTTATATAATAAACCTTACAGCTGTATAATAATTAAGACAGTACATTCGGGGAGTTCTAATATACTATATAGGGCTGTGAACGGATACTGCtgataatcatcatcatcatcatcatcatcatcatcatcttaccGTGTTTAGTCTTTCTTTGCAACTCGTCAGCCAGTTTTGCCTCGCTAATGGCCTTTAAAACAGATATCGTGATGTCAACAGCCTGCTTTATGGTGAAGGTGCCGATTAACAAACCAGCTACTTTAACGCTTCCCCCCTTCTGAAGCTTCTTCTTGGCGATTTTGCGCCCCTGGAACGGCGTTTCGCCCAGCTTGTCCTTGAACCGTTTTAGCCCGTTGTCGGGCAGGCACTCTAAAGTGTCTATAATGTGGTCCTTCACCGTTTTCTCCATCCCGGTTCAGCTGCGTCTTGTCTAAAGAGAGAACGCACGAAATTAGGAAATAGAGAGGGATAGGCAGGTAAGGAGCAGGGAGTGACGGATAGGGACGAGAGGGAGAGGTGAAGAGGGAGAGTGgtaagggagagggaggagggagaggagaggtaTGGGGTAGGGGAGGGAGAGTGGGAAGCAGGTAGGGCGAGAAAGTGGAGAGAAGGAGAACGGGGAAGTAGTGAATCGAGAGGTGGGCGAGAAAGAGGAAAAATATTGAACATTTATCACAAAACCTATTCAGCAGTATGCAAGTAGAGCTGAACGCATTGAGTTAAAAACGGTTTACGTCTCGTTACTAAATACAAATCAAATGGTGCAGCTAAAGTTTTGCAAACACAGTATTTGTAAAAAAagtaactaataaataaataaataaataaaatgcaccttCACTTACCTTCTCCTCCAGACTCGCTTCAATGTGTGACAGGACAAGGAGAAACCTCGTCTTATAGAACAGACTTGACGTCATCGTATAGGACACACGGACGTCATTGTGGCTGCCCTTTGAACGTGGATCCTCCCTGCATCCTTAGTTATGTTTTCCTCTTTAACTTTTTACTATCACTTTCGTTTTTACATTCGCTCTGCTTGCTACTTCCTTGTACAGtgaaaaaatagatttaaaagcaacacaatatataattgtttatttgaaaagttatcATTCAAGTTGCATAAAAATTTATTTTATGTACCACAGCTATAGAATTCAACAGTTCATACAGTTGTTTTATATGCTCATATGTTCTACAGTGGGGCCAGGAatcgattcagacagtcccccatATGTGTCAATATCCATAATTGATAGATAATACATTGTCCCCCAACGTAAATATATGACAAAAGCAATATAGGTaccttattttaaaaaggaaaacaaacataacaaccaaaatgtttatttttattttttatataagatTGTAAATTCACACAAAGCACTATCGAAacatttgtctgtttgtctgcgtTCCTTATAAGTTACATCACAGCCCCCTGCAAGGAGTAGCTCTGTCTGTTTAGTTGACAGAAAGCTTCAAGGCtttaattgtttgtattttgttttttatattacaaGTTACAGTAACTtaaacataccccccccccccccccccgcccccccgccttGGTAGCACTGTATTCTTGCATGCTGCActatttcacaaaataaaaccGGACGGCCATTCTGTCCTGAGAGGATCAAAAGAGATGGTTGCTTACAGATTTGCCGCCTTATGTTTCCAGAGCTGTTTATTTTAAGGTTATGTCCCGTTGCATacattattcacattttttgccATTAGTTAGCAAAGTAATTAATTAGCTGTAGTTAAGCAATTACCGTTACAAAGTCAAGCATTTGGACCACATAACAGTGGAGTTATTTTTTCGTATATCATTACAGATTGAGAAGACAATGCAAACTGTTATCTGTTTACATCTTTAAAATTAGGATATGTACTGAGGTGCTGTACTGTGAGCTGATATTGCATGTCCTTACAACTGCTGGTAGAGCAGTATTTTaaatagtggttagggccctggactcttgaccggaggatcgtgggttcaatcccag harbors:
- the LOC117398016 gene encoding interferon-induced very large GTPase 1-like isoform X2 — its product is MSSEKSVPGERAQEAELQVEMKKTQVGQITHFAEDNRELPSSERTLDATPIIANPQDLDKPQGPADTSSVTSTGQGIQRMPVSRFLCTKLPPGEIKIGLVGSDTASLSWGSPDNMDGIPHSFKITYSSSDRSHQDSITALSNSTVISKLRPGTEYSLTVNTVLENGTQSMPASASVCTKTHLEDLLCKLGLENYFPGKITLSTVLEIGTESITDKPIQSLKKLPWCFLKRLMMVNVTARSTKCSATETDTDLALQDLDSVLELIGSNDDQDSNTINPLDLITALFLCSDSFLQQEMMLKMSMCQFAVPLLLPDCSTIQCTLMLWAMRDIVKKFRPHSLADPKGFVEDSIVSTAMPMISFVRLGDCSLSKSQILNQVLSNPQQYHDVFIHRNMECGDVTQRIANGLVDISWYLPCGNKNLDIFPEPVAVANLHGDLLSFQKQFSILCQTSSAVFIFFDSIAESECNLLSSAGNIKAQLFLVANFSNKTEKNINSLKDLASKLKLSGSQILFKKQQTNDADFVSKLRLTMKDIMENCQHKMTIEGMSIEAHELGIPVDEDCTECQNAKRSAAEITGRIDDVVQYKEDQLPLQGKLWKELAKIEKEECRLRKAGDKPIEEYKANLQREKQKLRQQQSSYDLSEAMQCFITAISNESKQEQSYFLKWMRMNLDVTARKKLSGLRDEYKEKSCKLSVNKEIIAALDQQILNSSLGIEHFMREMGQIYEAACYHPDYKKYCKQFQYLPSFGAELLLDGFPLELVDGDASNIPVRWVTDVLTKLHEKVQHKSRVLVVTVLGVQSTGKSTLLNTMFGVQFAVSSGRCTRGAFMLLIRVKEDLKEELKCDFILVIDTEGLKSPALAQLEDSYEHDNELATLVVGLSDITIINIAMENSTEMKDILQIVVHAFLRMKEVGKKPNCHFVHQNVGDVSAYDKNMRDRNKLLEQLNEMTQAASRMEKKGPNKKFTDIMEYDAENNNWYIPGLWHGNPPMAPVNTGYSETVYQFKKSLIELLKSCTDQKPPAQITEFLEWVESLWKAVKYENFIFSFRNSLVAEAYSNLCVEFNTWEWDFRKHMYTWLANAETRISNLCSSNYDDFMCSLTAEASSELAKQENEIQEKLANYYKKKNRNVHLVEKHREDFVNSIKSLRREIENSVKNKCETDIAIHKEMKKINAIREEYRATIERKVLCLIDECKKRKSPLSEEQLENEFETMWKQTVSELTFQGLKTRDIVSDTLNKLRINLGRQGSHVQKELSEVKHFNDCGQTHFTATEKHFDILHNQKINKKPGLLSMCKNTFKNTWKMFSGKPEKKEPENKATEMANKIIQTCQQFVSQRTSGSADYHDTYTRELLQMIDKELENEETLKTNAQFELDLKLHICGYAAREFQKMHEDFNEKNDPKKALEKCRPQYCSNFKDLYHEKDQCRKTAEEFTERCLKPAVREYINKALGIDIVDEILTGAESVKYSSRSFFQFSLLKQILDEDKFEIYVEYIRNYEKFVKVWISNHIVQKFSKDAKIGDLQVKRLETITKKIQAAIENAQKETAESQTMASFIQMICRNLDEDLVICRDELGTVLFLKNSNNKEFAQYLQVLVNELTGTLRAEFSQGCDVEKKLINLPFKPQDELFKRMFGCGMQCPFCKVPCEAGGQDHKEHHASVHRPQGLGRWRYLTNEKLTESVCTSDVFSERKFRSCDTQGKFHPYKDYRDIYPDWNIPPDPSIEASDYWKYVMTKFNKEFAVEYHAKPADIPEEWRNKTKEMAMKSLSKSFNVKT